Proteins from one Catenuloplanes atrovinosus genomic window:
- a CDS encoding discoidin domain-containing protein has protein sequence MRHRPPRILSALTVAASAAATLVAVAPATPAVAAPSNDPTCNTAVNGTPAGPTGQSATNYVLNVGGASEFANIHTPAANTQAAFPYLVGADSVAADGTPIRRHTANFSLSPDEAGATPHAGQVTSVDGAQTFPASTYTEDVLATPAMTGAIRLRSGVLLGYSFKAQAGKASGTQATYTAFRSTDDGATWTARDAVFNLTSSANGTRVAGVPLELADGTILVTLYGTFTDGVNDRVQLQASTDGGNTFTRRAIIANGNATNGYNETGIAQLPSGKLIAVMRHHVPQSDGTVRGLGTPAWTTSTDNGTTWAALQPLSVSFPYGYDPINDSTGALTAVQPDLKLMPNGVLVLRSGRPDNWVAISSNGEGTGWIGQLTYRNCPSDGNRVHGSTGYGGIDYVSANRAVVIGDNCEKTWSCVTAAETDFTVDKRTHVWRRWFDVLTPDVGRIDLATKYRQGRITVSTDLSDSIEGHPRARVDGAFDGSTEYWSSAVKADGAGTYTINLDRRYPLTKIGLSLRNGRSASARVFVSPDFTTWTQVAAPTNRTHLAMEYFTVPAGTEARFVRVELDATAGCDAGLGSTCAFLNEIELYSAINSFENDPVNNRPRGFTDMVLSWQTQRSTDLAGNSSASALRIIDQDANQHAKVVWNGAATGTKRLEFRIKPISLVGQLFDVLGRTSAGTSVSAHHFAVQQDGSLARYTGTAWVTVTAPGVIPVGAWSTIVVTANVNTASLEVNGEPVATGLPRTTATTTLTGYSFASAGTAPVGDNFLIDDVLFTS, from the coding sequence ATGCGTCACCGGCCACCCCGGATACTCTCCGCGCTGACCGTCGCCGCCTCCGCCGCCGCCACGCTCGTGGCGGTCGCGCCGGCCACGCCCGCGGTCGCGGCCCCGTCGAACGACCCCACCTGCAACACCGCCGTGAACGGCACGCCCGCCGGCCCCACCGGCCAGTCCGCCACGAACTACGTCCTCAACGTCGGCGGCGCCAGCGAGTTCGCGAACATCCACACCCCGGCCGCGAACACGCAGGCCGCCTTCCCCTACCTGGTCGGCGCGGACTCGGTCGCCGCGGACGGCACGCCGATCCGCCGCCACACCGCGAACTTCAGCCTGAGCCCGGACGAGGCCGGTGCGACCCCGCACGCCGGCCAGGTGACGTCCGTGGACGGCGCGCAGACGTTCCCGGCGAGCACGTACACGGAGGACGTGCTCGCCACCCCGGCGATGACCGGCGCGATCCGGCTGCGCAGCGGCGTGCTGCTCGGCTACAGCTTCAAGGCGCAGGCCGGCAAGGCGTCCGGGACGCAGGCCACGTACACCGCGTTCCGGTCCACCGACGACGGTGCGACGTGGACCGCGCGGGACGCGGTCTTCAACCTGACCTCGTCGGCGAACGGCACCCGCGTGGCCGGGGTGCCGCTGGAGCTGGCCGACGGCACGATCCTGGTCACGCTGTACGGCACGTTCACGGACGGCGTCAACGACCGGGTGCAGCTGCAGGCGAGCACGGACGGCGGGAACACCTTCACCCGCCGGGCGATCATCGCGAACGGCAACGCCACCAACGGTTACAACGAGACCGGCATCGCGCAGCTGCCGAGCGGCAAGCTGATCGCGGTGATGCGCCACCACGTGCCGCAGAGCGACGGCACCGTCCGGGGGCTGGGCACGCCGGCCTGGACCACGTCGACCGACAACGGTACGACCTGGGCCGCGCTCCAGCCGCTGAGCGTGTCGTTCCCGTACGGCTACGACCCGATCAACGACTCCACCGGCGCGCTCACGGCCGTACAGCCGGATCTGAAGCTCATGCCCAACGGCGTGCTGGTGCTGCGCAGCGGCCGGCCGGACAACTGGGTGGCGATCTCCTCCAACGGCGAGGGCACCGGCTGGATCGGCCAGTTGACGTACCGGAACTGCCCGAGCGACGGCAACCGGGTGCACGGCTCCACCGGGTACGGCGGCATCGACTACGTCTCCGCCAACCGCGCCGTGGTGATCGGCGACAACTGCGAGAAGACCTGGTCGTGCGTGACCGCGGCGGAGACCGACTTCACGGTGGACAAGCGCACGCACGTGTGGCGGCGCTGGTTCGACGTGCTCACCCCGGACGTCGGCCGGATCGACCTGGCCACCAAGTACCGGCAGGGCCGGATCACGGTCAGCACCGACCTGAGCGACAGCATCGAGGGTCACCCGAGGGCCAGGGTGGACGGCGCGTTCGACGGCAGCACCGAGTACTGGTCCAGCGCGGTCAAGGCGGACGGCGCCGGAACCTACACGATCAACCTGGACCGGCGGTACCCGCTGACGAAGATCGGCCTGAGCCTGCGCAACGGCCGTTCCGCGTCCGCGCGCGTGTTCGTCTCGCCGGACTTCACGACGTGGACGCAGGTGGCCGCGCCGACCAACCGCACGCACCTGGCGATGGAGTACTTCACGGTCCCGGCCGGCACCGAGGCCCGGTTCGTCCGGGTGGAGCTGGACGCGACCGCCGGCTGCGACGCCGGGCTCGGCAGCACGTGCGCGTTCCTGAACGAGATCGAGCTGTACTCGGCGATCAACTCGTTCGAGAACGACCCGGTGAACAACCGCCCGCGCGGCTTCACGGACATGGTGCTGTCCTGGCAGACGCAGCGCTCGACGGACCTGGCCGGCAACAGCAGCGCGTCCGCGCTGCGGATCATCGACCAGGACGCGAACCAGCACGCGAAGGTGGTGTGGAACGGCGCCGCGACCGGCACCAAGCGGCTGGAGTTCCGGATCAAGCCGATCTCGCTGGTCGGCCAGCTGTTCGACGTGCTGGGCCGCACCTCCGCCGGTACGTCCGTGTCCGCGCACCACTTCGCGGTCCAGCAGGACGGCTCGCTGGCCCGCTACACCGGCACCGCCTGGGTCACCGTGACCGCGCCGGGCGTGATCCCGGTCGGCGCATGGTCCACGATCGTCGTCACGGCGAACGTGAACACCGCGTCCCTGGAGGTCAACGGCGAGCCCGTGGCCACCGGCCTGCCGAGGACGACCGCCACCACCACGCTGACCGGGTACTCGTTCGCCAGCGCCGGCACCGCGCCGGTCGGCGACAACTTCCTGATCGACGACGTGCTGTTCACGTCCTGA
- a CDS encoding nuclear transport factor 2 family protein — translation MTEDPREVFARIRREWFGRPGPLTGDLLAEDVVMEMPFAPEGRPVRIEGREAWLRFANPERAAIPVRIDGQRVLAVHDTRDPATIVVEYELTGTSVRTGRQGTAAFIAVLSVRDGRVTRWREYQDPLAMARIVS, via the coding sequence GTGACCGAGGACCCGCGTGAGGTTTTCGCCCGCATCCGGCGGGAGTGGTTCGGGCGGCCGGGACCGCTGACCGGGGACCTCCTGGCCGAGGACGTGGTGATGGAGATGCCGTTCGCGCCGGAGGGGCGGCCGGTCAGGATCGAGGGGCGGGAGGCGTGGCTGAGGTTCGCGAATCCGGAGCGGGCGGCCATTCCGGTGCGGATCGACGGGCAGCGGGTCCTGGCCGTTCACGACACGCGGGATCCGGCCACCATCGTGGTCGAGTATGAGTTGACCGGCACCTCCGTGCGCACCGGACGGCAGGGGACGGCGGCGTTCATCGCGGTGTTGAGCGTGCGGGACGGGCGGGTGACTCGGTGGCGGGAGTATCAGGACCCGCTGGCGATGGCGCGGATCGTGAGCTGA
- a CDS encoding MmcQ/YjbR family DNA-binding protein, whose protein sequence is MTHPIMFDDRDPLLLRVREIALRFPDAAEKISHGHPAFYTTKVFAYYGGSLKIDGEWRQHHQSVLVLPDPDDRAALLSDPRCYVPGYLGAAGWIGVDLDGDTDWDEIAELLDASYRRTAGPRRVARLSSRSAPSPAGPDTPATESPARPARSTPR, encoded by the coding sequence GTGACGCATCCGATCATGTTCGACGACCGTGATCCGCTGCTGCTGCGGGTACGCGAGATCGCGCTCCGCTTCCCGGACGCCGCCGAGAAGATCTCCCACGGCCATCCCGCGTTCTACACGACCAAGGTCTTCGCCTACTACGGCGGCTCCCTCAAAATCGACGGCGAGTGGCGACAGCACCACCAATCCGTGCTGGTCCTTCCCGACCCCGACGACCGCGCCGCCCTGCTGTCCGACCCCCGCTGCTACGTCCCCGGCTACCTCGGCGCGGCCGGCTGGATCGGCGTGGACCTGGACGGCGACACCGACTGGGACGAGATCGCCGAACTGCTCGACGCCAGCTACCGCCGCACCGCCGGCCCCCGCCGCGTCGCCCGGCTCAGCTCACGATCCGCGCCATCGCCAGCGGGTCCTGATACTCCCGCCACCGAGTCACCCGCCCGTCCCGCACGCTCAACACCGCGATGA
- a CDS encoding TetR/AcrR family transcriptional regulator, with translation MTPLRADARRNVEGIRRAAIDAFRAGGLTIPLDEVARAAGVSKGTIYHRFGGRCGLIDAVVDDLVAARIGEIIDAVEAIDGPLPRFEEYLRRTWLLQYDEPAANDVLMRVLPDSAPLTTLFDRACAFGRRLLADGQAAGVVRADLTPDDLVYLILERGAIVRACDEQTRDDYERRLDFTLRGLRASR, from the coding sequence ATGACGCCGTTGCGCGCCGACGCCCGGCGGAACGTGGAGGGCATCCGCCGGGCGGCGATCGACGCGTTCCGTGCCGGTGGGCTGACGATCCCGCTGGACGAGGTGGCCCGCGCCGCCGGCGTCAGCAAGGGCACCATCTACCACCGGTTCGGCGGCCGGTGCGGCCTGATCGACGCGGTGGTGGACGACCTGGTCGCGGCGCGGATCGGGGAGATCATCGACGCGGTCGAGGCGATCGACGGCCCGCTGCCGCGGTTCGAGGAGTACCTGCGCCGCACCTGGCTGCTCCAGTACGACGAGCCGGCCGCGAACGACGTGCTGATGCGGGTGCTGCCCGACTCGGCGCCGCTGACCACGCTGTTCGACCGCGCGTGTGCGTTCGGCCGGCGGCTGCTCGCCGACGGCCAGGCCGCCGGCGTGGTGCGCGCTGACCTCACGCCGGACGACCTGGTGTACCTGATCCTGGAGCGCGGCGCGATCGTCCGCGCCTGTGACGAACAGACCCGCGACGACTACGAGCGCCGCCTCGACTTCACGCTGCGGGGGCTGCGGGCGAGCCGGTGA
- a CDS encoding DsbA family oxidoreductase, which yields MTTGIFGPAAEPIVIDVWSDVVCPFCYLGHATLEQAVAQSPHGSAVEIRYHSFLLHPGVGTPILADDYLLSALGMPKAQLDASHAQIAARGARLGLDYRFETALMADTMDAHRIIHLANAHGRQIEAVTRLFRAEFTEGLDVSDHDVLTGLAVELGLDRDEAIKTLTTGGYEQEIRADLAQARQYGITGVPFFVFDGKRAVSGAQPLEMFLRALDVSRQDRAAAPA from the coding sequence ATGACCACCGGCATCTTCGGCCCCGCGGCCGAACCGATCGTGATCGACGTCTGGAGCGACGTCGTCTGCCCGTTCTGCTACCTCGGCCACGCCACGCTCGAGCAGGCCGTCGCGCAGTCCCCGCACGGCTCCGCCGTGGAGATCCGCTACCACAGCTTCCTGCTCCACCCGGGCGTCGGCACCCCGATCCTCGCCGACGACTACCTGCTGAGCGCGCTCGGCATGCCGAAGGCGCAGCTCGACGCCTCGCACGCGCAGATCGCCGCGCGCGGCGCCCGCCTCGGCCTGGACTACCGGTTCGAGACCGCGCTGATGGCCGACACCATGGACGCGCACCGGATCATCCACCTGGCCAACGCGCACGGCCGGCAGATCGAGGCGGTCACCCGGCTGTTCCGGGCCGAGTTCACCGAGGGCCTCGACGTCTCCGACCACGACGTGCTGACCGGCCTCGCGGTGGAATTGGGCCTCGACCGCGACGAGGCGATCAAGACCCTGACCACCGGCGGGTACGAACAGGAAATCCGCGCCGACCTGGCCCAGGCCCGGCAGTACGGGATCACCGGCGTGCCGTTCTTCGTGTTCGACGGCAAGCGCGCGGTCTCCGGCGCCCAGCCGCTCGAGATGTTCCTGCGCGCGCTGGACGTGAGCCGGCAGGACCGCGCCGCCGCCCCGGCATGA
- a CDS encoding ferredoxin, whose product MKVTVDRDRCIGAGLCALTAPEVFDQEPEEAIVLLLDETPPETARHAVEQAVDRCPAGVIQLH is encoded by the coding sequence ATGAAGGTGACCGTCGACCGCGACCGCTGCATCGGCGCGGGCCTGTGCGCGCTCACCGCGCCGGAGGTCTTCGACCAGGAGCCGGAGGAGGCGATCGTCCTGCTGCTGGACGAGACGCCACCGGAGACGGCCCGGCACGCGGTCGAACAGGCCGTCGACCGCTGCCCCGCCGGGGTGATCCAACTGCATTGA
- a CDS encoding cytochrome P450 produces MTTLPMMPLPQERKYPFDPPPDYAELRAEGRIIRVTTPTGLDAWLVSDYRTIREVLGDGRRFSVRAGQAAHVLGGFDPDAPIGGFSQMDGPEHVRIRRNFAPQVTHARRLAELTPMVERITDEAITRMLASPEPFPLHREFSTAVTTAVIAELIGVPPEKYFLLQDAAYTLFRTETTPAQLQEALRPLFGYLLEQVARRRAAPGDDILSRMILHSADSDRPLTDEELVRMNAALLIAGFDTTASMITYGLVLLLGDRARWETLCKDPSLSATTGEELVRYLAVGVGLLRQATEDTELNGQKIAAGEFVVVAIQSGNRDTSVLPDADTFDLARRPGPHMGFGHGAHACVGQHIARMELKTVLGALATRVPSLRIAVPLADLEWKTDSVVRGPVELPVAWS; encoded by the coding sequence ATGACGACGCTGCCCATGATGCCGTTGCCGCAGGAGCGGAAGTACCCGTTCGATCCACCGCCCGACTACGCTGAGCTGCGCGCGGAGGGGCGGATCATCCGGGTGACGACACCGACCGGGCTGGACGCGTGGCTCGTGTCGGACTACCGGACGATCCGGGAGGTGCTCGGGGACGGGCGCCGGTTCTCGGTGCGAGCCGGGCAGGCCGCGCACGTCCTGGGCGGGTTCGACCCGGATGCCCCGATCGGGGGTTTCTCGCAGATGGACGGGCCGGAGCACGTGCGCATCCGGCGCAACTTCGCACCGCAGGTGACGCACGCGCGGCGGCTGGCCGAGCTCACGCCGATGGTCGAGCGGATCACGGACGAGGCGATCACCCGGATGCTGGCCTCGCCGGAGCCGTTCCCGCTGCACCGCGAGTTCTCCACCGCGGTCACCACCGCCGTGATCGCCGAGCTGATCGGCGTACCGCCGGAGAAGTATTTCCTGCTTCAGGACGCCGCCTACACGCTGTTCCGGACGGAGACCACGCCGGCGCAACTGCAGGAGGCGCTGCGGCCACTCTTCGGTTACCTGCTGGAACAGGTGGCGCGGCGGCGCGCGGCCCCCGGCGACGACATTCTCAGCCGCATGATCCTGCACAGCGCGGACAGCGATCGGCCGCTGACCGACGAGGAGCTCGTCCGGATGAACGCGGCGCTGCTCATCGCCGGGTTCGACACCACCGCGTCGATGATCACGTACGGGCTGGTGCTCCTGCTCGGCGACCGCGCGCGGTGGGAGACGCTGTGCAAGGACCCGTCGCTGTCCGCGACCACCGGCGAGGAGCTGGTCCGCTACCTGGCCGTCGGCGTCGGGCTGCTCCGGCAGGCCACCGAGGACACCGAGCTCAACGGGCAGAAGATCGCGGCGGGCGAGTTCGTGGTGGTCGCGATCCAGTCCGGCAACCGCGACACGTCGGTGCTGCCGGACGCGGACACGTTCGACCTGGCCCGGCGGCCCGGCCCGCACATGGGCTTCGGCCACGGCGCGCACGCCTGCGTCGGCCAGCACATCGCGCGCATGGAGCTGAAAACGGTCCTCGGCGCGCTCGCCACCCGCGTACCGTCGCTGCGCATCGCCGTGCCCCTCGCGGACCTGGAGTGGAAGACGGACTCGGTGGTCCGCGGCCCGGTCGAGCTCCCGGTGGCCTGGTCATGA